In Constrictibacter sp. MBR-5, a single genomic region encodes these proteins:
- a CDS encoding alpha-hydroxy acid oxidase: MDLDRAVNVDDLRKLAKKRMPKIAFDFIEGGCDDEDGLTRNERAFRDKAIVPRYMVDVSKRDQTATLFGRTYASPFGISPTGLAALFRPGADMMLAEAARDANLPFVMSGTGTGLIEDLGRVAPDHGWYQLYPARDRKISEDIIRRAHDAGLSTLVVTVDVPAGSKRERNMRNGFTRPLRLSLLTKLDALRYPGWLSDYLKHGMPMFQNWQRYAGPNADADAVATFVSSQTRASVTWKDIEDFRRLWPGNFVIKGIMHPDDALRAAELGVDGLVVSNHGGRQLDRAPAALDVLPAINAAVGDRMTLMLDSGIRRGSDVVIALCMGAKFVFLGRPTLYGAAAGGVPGVARALTIVREELDMTMAQMGAPTLADLGPHFMMWDRPEDLRRNSPGLVSAAE, translated from the coding sequence ATGGATCTCGACCGGGCGGTCAATGTCGACGACCTGCGCAAGCTGGCGAAGAAGCGGATGCCGAAGATCGCGTTCGACTTCATCGAGGGCGGCTGCGACGACGAGGACGGCCTGACGCGCAACGAGCGGGCCTTTCGCGACAAGGCGATCGTGCCGCGCTACATGGTCGACGTCTCGAAGCGGGACCAGACGGCGACGCTGTTCGGCCGCACCTATGCCAGCCCGTTCGGCATCTCGCCGACGGGGCTCGCCGCCCTGTTCCGGCCTGGCGCCGACATGATGCTCGCCGAGGCGGCGCGTGACGCGAACCTGCCCTTCGTCATGTCGGGGACCGGCACCGGCCTGATCGAGGATCTCGGCCGCGTGGCTCCCGACCATGGCTGGTACCAGCTCTATCCGGCGCGCGACCGCAAGATTTCCGAGGACATCATCCGCCGGGCGCACGACGCCGGTCTGTCGACGCTGGTGGTGACCGTCGACGTACCGGCCGGCTCGAAGCGCGAGCGCAACATGCGCAACGGCTTCACACGGCCGCTGCGGCTCAGCCTGCTGACCAAGCTCGACGCGCTGCGCTATCCCGGCTGGCTGTCCGACTATCTCAAGCACGGCATGCCGATGTTCCAGAACTGGCAGCGCTATGCCGGGCCGAACGCCGATGCCGATGCGGTGGCCACGTTCGTGTCGTCGCAGACGCGCGCCTCGGTGACCTGGAAGGATATCGAGGACTTCCGCCGCCTCTGGCCCGGCAACTTCGTGATCAAGGGGATCATGCACCCCGACGACGCACTGCGCGCTGCCGAACTGGGCGTCGACGGCCTCGTCGTCTCCAACCATGGCGGCCGACAGCTGGACCGGGCACCCGCGGCGCTCGACGTGCTGCCGGCGATCAATGCGGCGGTGGGCGACCGGATGACCCTGATGCTCGACAGCGGCATCCGTCGCGGCTCCGATGTGGTGATCGCCCTCTGCATGGGTGCCAAGTTCGTGTTCCTCGGCCGGCCGACGCTCTACGGCGCGGCAGCCGGCGGCGTGCCGGGCGTGGCGCGCGCCCTGACGATTGTGCGTGAGGAGCTCGACATGACCATGGCGCAGATGGGGGCGCCGACGCTGGCCGACCTCGGGCCCCACTTCATGATGTGGGACCGGCCCGAGGATCTGCGGCGCAATTCGCCGGGCCTCGTCAGCGCCGCCGAATAG
- a CDS encoding Crp/Fnr family transcriptional regulator, with amino-acid sequence MSRLSGIALLASLKPDELAEVERHCRWHRYCKGDQIVERAGENRDVYFVIDGVVEIVNHSISGRAVAYADLCAGHFFGELAAIDNEPRSASVVARTDCVLASIPPADFTSLLLKHPEMTLYVMRRLASVIRICDERIMDLATLGAMQRVVVELIRLSRPDPAVHGRWLVYPAPPQRETAVKAATTRETVARVFTQLQETGLVFRKDKTLYIRDKPELERLAQRLDPNAGKAMRNL; translated from the coding sequence ATGAGCAGGCTGTCGGGGATCGCGCTGCTCGCCTCGTTGAAGCCGGACGAACTGGCCGAGGTGGAGCGCCATTGCCGCTGGCACCGCTACTGCAAAGGGGACCAGATCGTCGAGCGGGCCGGCGAGAACCGCGACGTCTATTTCGTCATCGACGGCGTGGTCGAGATCGTCAACCACTCGATATCCGGCCGGGCGGTGGCGTACGCCGACCTCTGCGCCGGGCACTTCTTCGGCGAGCTGGCGGCGATCGACAACGAGCCCCGGTCCGCCAGCGTGGTGGCACGCACCGACTGTGTCCTGGCCTCCATTCCCCCGGCCGACTTCACGTCGCTCCTGCTCAAGCACCCCGAGATGACGCTCTACGTCATGCGGCGGCTGGCGTCGGTCATCCGGATCTGCGACGAGCGCATCATGGATCTCGCCACCCTGGGTGCCATGCAGCGCGTCGTGGTCGAGCTGATCCGACTGTCGCGCCCGGATCCGGCCGTGCACGGCCGCTGGCTGGTCTATCCGGCGCCGCCGCAGCGCGAGACGGCGGTGAAGGCCGCCACCACCCGCGAGACGGTGGCACGCGTGTTCACCCAGTTGCAGGAGACCGGCCTGGTCTTCCGCAAGGACAAGACCCTCTACATCCGGGACAAGCCCGAGTTGGAGCGGCTCGCCCAGCGCCTGGACCCGAACGCCGGCAAGGCGATGCGCAACCTCTGA
- a CDS encoding DUF3072 domain-containing protein, translated as MSDTHENPKLDPTPGSNTAKDPDDWVSGDEPMTGAQASYLTTLCEEAHIEPPPGTMTKADASKMIDDLKAKLGR; from the coding sequence ATGTCCGACACGCACGAGAATCCCAAGCTCGACCCGACCCCCGGCTCCAACACCGCAAAGGATCCGGACGATTGGGTATCCGGCGACGAGCCGATGACCGGCGCCCAGGCGTCCTACCTGACCACGCTGTGCGAAGAGGCGCATATCGAGCCGCCGCCCGGCACGATGACCAAGGCGGACGCCTCGAAGATGATCGACGACCTGAAGGCCAAGCTGGGGCGCTGA
- a CDS encoding helix-turn-helix domain-containing protein: MNDTSPTLTVSLLVLPESFPGALYCLHELFGLAGRTWQPITGEPEAAACYFAPRLVSVTGEPAASPAGPVIAVEAPLHAPPAPDIVIVTDLGLPVDFDPRGKWGEEAAWLRRMHGQGAVVGSICSGSLFLAEAGLLDGIEATTHWSVAPIFREFYPGVKLRPERILCPAGAEHRIVTAGGASTWSELGLYLVARFAGETEARRLSKVFVIGDKTDGQLPFAAMARPRQHEDAAIGSAQLWIADNYTAESPVARMAEVAGLPDRTFSRRFRKATGYGPVEYVQALRLEEAKQMLETTDAPVDAIAFAVGYADPVFFRRIFKRQVGITPTRYRQRFTGMSALHSA, translated from the coding sequence ATGAACGATACGTCGCCTACGCTGACCGTCAGCCTGCTCGTCCTGCCGGAATCCTTCCCGGGCGCGCTCTACTGCCTGCACGAACTCTTCGGGCTGGCCGGGCGCACCTGGCAGCCGATCACCGGTGAGCCGGAGGCCGCGGCCTGCTATTTCGCGCCGCGGCTGGTGTCGGTCACAGGCGAGCCGGCCGCCTCTCCCGCGGGGCCGGTGATCGCGGTCGAGGCCCCGCTGCACGCACCGCCCGCGCCCGACATCGTGATAGTGACCGACCTCGGCCTGCCGGTCGATTTCGACCCGCGCGGCAAATGGGGCGAAGAGGCCGCGTGGCTGCGCCGGATGCACGGACAGGGCGCGGTGGTCGGCTCGATCTGCTCGGGCTCGCTGTTTCTCGCCGAGGCGGGGCTTCTCGACGGAATCGAGGCGACGACGCACTGGTCGGTCGCCCCGATCTTCCGCGAGTTCTATCCGGGCGTGAAGCTGCGCCCCGAGCGGATCCTGTGCCCGGCCGGGGCCGAGCATCGCATCGTCACCGCCGGCGGCGCCTCGACCTGGAGCGAACTCGGGCTCTACCTCGTCGCGCGCTTCGCGGGCGAGACGGAGGCGCGGCGCCTGTCAAAGGTCTTCGTGATCGGCGACAAGACGGACGGCCAACTGCCCTTCGCCGCCATGGCCCGCCCGCGCCAGCACGAGGACGCCGCGATCGGAAGCGCGCAGCTCTGGATCGCCGACAACTACACCGCCGAGAGCCCGGTGGCGCGCATGGCCGAGGTGGCGGGCCTGCCCGACCGCACCTTCTCGCGCCGATTCCGCAAGGCGACGGGATACGGGCCGGTCGAGTACGTCCAGGCGCTGCGTCTGGAGGAGGCCAAGCAGATGCTCGAGACCACGGACGCGCCCGTCGACGCGATTGCGTTCGCCGTGGGCTATGCCGACCCGGTCTTCTTCCGCCGCATCTTCAAGCGTCAGGTCGGGATCACGCCGACCCGCTACCGGCAGCGGTTCACAGGGATGTCGGCGCTGCATTCGGCGTGA
- a CDS encoding class I SAM-dependent methyltransferase: MTTLEKLPFDTDRAEAFAGRVGDMLDAGAAAAMMALGHRLGLFDTLAGRAPATSAEIAEAAGLAERYVREWLAAMVVAGVVDYRPDDRRYHLAAEHAACLTREAPLGNLAVYAQHVALLGQVQDRTMHCFRTGEGTRYDDYPCFHQIMAEDSGQTVAAALFDHILPLAPELHGRLEAGIDVLDAGCGRGAALLAMAGRYSASRFTGYDLCADAVAHATAAARDAGLTNVTFEARDLTGYAEPGRWDLVTSFDAVHDQKDPLGLVKGLRKSLKPGGVYLMQDIGASADLEKNRDFPFATLLYAVSTVHCTPVSIGQGGEGVGTMWGWETAERFLREAGFASVERHVLPHDPMNVWFVARV; encoded by the coding sequence ATGACGACCCTCGAAAAACTGCCCTTCGATACCGACCGCGCCGAGGCTTTTGCCGGGCGGGTCGGCGACATGCTCGACGCCGGTGCGGCGGCGGCGATGATGGCGCTCGGCCACCGGCTGGGCCTGTTCGACACGCTGGCCGGGCGCGCGCCTGCGACCAGCGCCGAGATCGCCGAAGCGGCGGGCCTGGCCGAACGCTATGTGCGCGAGTGGCTCGCCGCGATGGTGGTGGCGGGCGTGGTCGACTACCGGCCCGACGACCGGCGCTATCATCTGGCGGCCGAGCACGCCGCCTGTCTGACCCGCGAGGCGCCGCTCGGCAACCTCGCGGTCTACGCGCAGCACGTCGCGCTGCTTGGGCAGGTCCAGGACCGGACGATGCACTGCTTCCGCACCGGAGAGGGCACGCGCTACGACGACTATCCCTGCTTCCACCAGATCATGGCCGAGGATAGCGGGCAGACGGTCGCGGCGGCGCTCTTCGACCACATCCTGCCGCTGGCGCCCGAGCTGCACGGTCGGCTGGAGGCGGGCATCGACGTGCTCGACGCGGGCTGCGGCCGCGGCGCCGCGCTGCTCGCCATGGCCGGGCGGTATTCGGCCAGCCGTTTCACCGGCTACGACCTCTGCGCCGACGCCGTCGCGCACGCGACGGCGGCCGCGCGCGACGCGGGGCTGACCAACGTGACGTTCGAGGCGCGGGACCTCACCGGATACGCCGAGCCCGGCCGCTGGGACTTGGTCACCAGCTTCGATGCGGTGCATGACCAGAAGGATCCTCTTGGCCTGGTGAAGGGGCTGCGCAAGTCGCTGAAGCCGGGCGGTGTCTACCTGATGCAGGACATCGGCGCCTCGGCCGACCTCGAGAAGAACCGCGACTTCCCCTTCGCGACGCTGCTCTACGCGGTCTCGACGGTGCATTGCACGCCGGTCTCGATCGGCCAGGGCGGCGAGGGAGTCGGCACAATGTGGGGCTGGGAGACGGCGGAGCGGTTTCTGCGCGAGGCGGGATTCGCCAGCGTCGAACGGCACGTCCTGCCGCATGACCCGATGAACGTCTGGTTCGTGGCACGGGTCTGA
- a CDS encoding RidA family protein, translating to MIKKRITSPHVGEPPEKTWSNCLVVGNQFFISGMTARDGTTVLGGDSMYGQAQAVFTKIRHLIEAAGGKPNDVVKVLIFVTDIKRREEVWKARAELFSGDFPASTLVECSALAAPELLVEVEAVGFFGAGG from the coding sequence ATGATCAAGAAGCGCATCACCAGCCCGCATGTGGGCGAGCCGCCGGAGAAGACCTGGTCGAACTGCCTGGTCGTCGGCAACCAGTTCTTCATCTCCGGCATGACGGCACGCGACGGCACGACCGTCCTGGGCGGCGACAGCATGTACGGTCAGGCGCAGGCGGTGTTCACCAAGATCCGCCACCTGATCGAAGCCGCGGGCGGCAAGCCCAATGACGTCGTCAAGGTCCTGATCTTCGTCACCGACATCAAGCGGCGCGAAGAGGTCTGGAAGGCGCGCGCCGAACTGTTCAGCGGCGACTTCCCCGCCTCGACCCTGGTCGAGTGCAGTGCGCTCGCCGCCCCCGAACTCCTGGTCGAGGTCGAGGCGGTCGGATTCTTCGGCGCCGGGGGCTGA
- a CDS encoding glucose 1-dehydrogenase: protein MSSIFRLDGRTVAVTGASRGLGAAFARTLGRAGAKVALMARDASRLEAIRAEIVGAGGEAATFSLDVTDRAAVRSAFAAAEDALGTPAVVVNNAGVAVTRRILDVDEDDWRSVIDTNLTGAWFVAQEAAQRMAAAGQGGNIVNIASLLALRTGIGTVAYNAAKAGLAHLTRTMAVELARNDIRVNALAPGYFETDMNRDYFASDSGKALIGRIPQRRLGFDADLDGPLLFLCSDASRYVTGQILHVDGGHSVSPI, encoded by the coding sequence ATGAGTAGCATATTCCGGCTCGACGGTCGCACGGTGGCGGTGACAGGCGCCTCGCGCGGCCTCGGCGCGGCCTTCGCCAGGACCCTCGGTCGGGCCGGCGCCAAGGTGGCGCTGATGGCCCGCGACGCGTCCCGGCTGGAGGCGATCCGGGCGGAGATCGTCGGCGCCGGGGGCGAGGCGGCGACCTTCTCGCTGGACGTCACCGACCGGGCGGCCGTCAGGTCCGCTTTCGCCGCCGCCGAGGATGCGCTCGGCACGCCGGCGGTGGTGGTCAACAATGCCGGCGTCGCGGTGACGCGGCGGATCCTCGACGTGGACGAGGACGACTGGCGCAGCGTGATCGACACCAACCTGACCGGTGCCTGGTTCGTCGCCCAGGAGGCGGCGCAGCGGATGGCAGCGGCCGGGCAGGGCGGCAACATCGTCAACATCGCCTCGCTGCTGGCGCTGCGCACCGGCATCGGGACGGTCGCCTACAATGCCGCAAAGGCAGGCCTCGCGCACCTGACGCGGACGATGGCCGTCGAACTCGCCCGCAACGACATCCGGGTGAACGCGCTGGCGCCCGGCTATTTCGAGACGGACATGAACCGCGACTATTTCGCCAGCGACTCCGGCAAGGCGCTGATCGGCCGGATCCCGCAGCGCCGGCTCGGCTTCGACGCCGACCTGGACGGACCGCTGCTCTTCCTGTGCAGCGACGCGTCGCGCTATGTCACCGGCCAGATCCTGCACGTCGACGGGGGCCACTCGGTCTCGCCGATCTGA
- a CDS encoding DsbA family oxidoreductase, with amino-acid sequence MIIDIFSDTICPWCLIGKRRLERAMAQRPDLTFDIRWHAFQLNPGMPPEGMERAAYLAAKFGAKDAASVYDNIRRIGAGEGIDFRFDLIPRTPNTLASHRLVRRAAASGCQDAVVEALFRAYFQEGRDVGSIEELAAIAAEAGMDRAATLAWLATDEEREAVVAEDAGARRMGVQGVPLFIVAGRYAVSGAQEPEYFMPVFDLALNGGDRSAAE; translated from the coding sequence ATGATCATCGACATCTTTTCCGACACGATCTGCCCCTGGTGCCTGATCGGCAAGCGGCGCCTGGAACGTGCCATGGCGCAGCGGCCGGACCTGACCTTCGATATCCGCTGGCACGCGTTCCAGCTGAACCCCGGCATGCCGCCGGAGGGGATGGAACGGGCGGCCTATCTGGCGGCGAAGTTCGGCGCGAAGGACGCGGCGTCCGTCTACGACAATATCCGCCGCATCGGCGCCGGCGAGGGCATCGACTTCCGCTTCGACCTGATCCCGCGGACGCCGAACACCCTCGCGTCGCATCGCCTGGTCCGGCGGGCCGCCGCGAGCGGCTGCCAGGATGCCGTCGTCGAGGCGCTGTTCCGGGCCTACTTCCAGGAGGGGCGCGACGTCGGCAGCATCGAGGAACTCGCCGCCATCGCCGCGGAAGCCGGAATGGACCGCGCGGCGACGCTGGCGTGGCTCGCGACGGACGAGGAACGCGAGGCCGTCGTGGCGGAGGACGCGGGCGCCCGACGGATGGGCGTCCAGGGCGTCCCGCTGTTCATCGTGGCCGGCCGCTACGCCGTCTCCGGGGCGCAGGAGCCGGAATATTTCATGCCTGTCTTCGACCTCGCGCTGAACGGCGGCGACCGGTCGGCCGCCGAGTAG